Sequence from the Primulina huaijiensis isolate GDHJ02 chromosome 16, ASM1229523v2, whole genome shotgun sequence genome:
GTTGAACCGGTTCAGAAAATACTGAACCGGTTCAACACACAAATTAATGGATTGTGTTTGGTTTCGGGTCCGGTTCTCACATACCGGATCCGGTTCCGGGCTTCTCGGACCGGTTCCGGGTCGGTTCAGGCCCGAACCGGTCCGTTAAGCATGCCTAGCCTTCATCATCTGAAAGGTTACGTAAGGTTCAAGGTAAGCGAAGCTAATTTTCGTCACTTGCCAGACTTAATAATGTACGAGTACTCACACATATAACCAAAGAGACCAGGGATAGCAATTGAGCTTGACTGTTTTGCCATCCTCATTTTCGAAGTTTATTCTCATCCTCGTATCCGTCGCGATCTTCGCTTTTTCATTCTCGAAACCCGAAATCATCGGGATCGAATTCTCATCCTCGCCTTCGTCTGGGTTTCAAAAATCAGTGTGCTTGGatgcttaaaattttggattttgattTGGAAATAGAATTGGATTTGGAATTTATTCTTGTATCtggtttgaaatttaaatattttatttagaattcaatttttatttggaaaaaacaatatttgaatttagaaatttaaaagtttactaaaataattttaattattttttacataaatcaatatttaaaataaattattcatattatttaaagattgaaaatttaaaattaattttatcatatattttcatgtatcattttaattatatatttgtattaattttatcatatattttcCAACATCAGCGCCTTCGTCTCGCCCATCTTCGCCCAACACCAACCTCATCCTCGCCTCGCCATACATCGCCTCGCCCTGCCTCACCCTCGCCTGCAACTCCTTAGCGCAGCGCCACCCACGCCCGCAAGCACTCGCCCTGATCGGGCAGGTCGATCCTCGTAATTTTCGCAGCGATAAACATCGTTCGTTATCGAcaaaccaaataaaattttctaacaCGGTATACCCTCGTCGCCCTCATCTTCAAGGTCATCTACTaagcttttgaagaaaaataatttcCACTTTCCCGCGTCCTTGACTCCTCTGCTAAAATAGTCCttagcaagaaaaataaaacttcaacctcctcaacctctaactcctctgttagacgatgccttagcaggaaaataaaactatCACCTCATCATCTCGTAACTCCTCTGCTACCGGACCTTAGAAGAAAAAATCGAACTTCAACCTCCTCATCAtctgactcctctgctaggcgatgcctgaGCAAGAAATAAAACTTCCACCTCCTCAAcctctgactcctctgctaggcgatacccgagcagaaaaataaaactttcatctcctcaccctctgactcctctgctaggtgatggCTCAGCAGGAAAATAAATGTTTCACCTCCTCACCCgtgactcctctactaggctcagcccaagtagtaaaatttaatttctcctcattaactcttctcctctactaggcgcagctcaagtaggtaaaatttaatttttctcctatccaactcttctcctctactaggctccTCCGTCCAAGTAGGTAAATTTAATTTCTCCTTATCAACTCTTCTCATCTACTAGGCGCAtcccaagtaggtaaaatttaatttttctcctctccactctgctcctctactaggcgatgccttagtaggaaaattatatttttgtcctTCCCAACTCTTcccctctactaggcgatgtcttagtaggaaaaattttatttttctccttCTCAACTCTTCTCAtctactaggcgatgctttagtaagaaaattttatttttctccttCCCAACTATGCTCCTCTACTAGATGATGCCTTAAtaggaaaataaactttttctccttctctctgctcctctactaggcgatgtcttaatagaaaaatttaatttttctcctgcactctgctcTTCTATTAGCCGataccttagtaggaaaatttaatttgtctcatgcactctgctcctctactaggcgatgtcttagtaggaaaatttaatttttctccttctCTCTGTTCCTATACTAGGCGATGCTTtagtagaaaattttaatttttctccttcactatgctcctctactaggcgatgccatagtaggaaaatttaatttttcttcttctctctgCTTCTCTACTAAgcgatgtcttagtaggaaaatttaatttgtctCATGCACTCTACTACTCTACTAGGtaatgccttagtaggaaaataaattttttctccttcactctgctcctctactaagcGATGTCATAGTAggataatttaatttttctccttccctctgctcctctactaggcgataccttagtaggaaaatttaatttttctctttcACTCTGCTCCTgtactaggcgatgtcttaataggaaaataaaatttttctccttcactATGCTcatctactaggcgatgccttaatAGGAAAGTAAAATTTCTCTCATTCACTTTgttcctctactaggcgatgccttagtaagaaaatttaatttatatcacCTTCATAATACAACAGCATTCATGAATTGAAAAGAAGAActgattttattgaatttcaaCTGTTTACATGGGAAAATTCAAAGATGAAATACATCAACGATAAAATCCaaaatgatatttcctaaaGTGGTAAGCATTTCAGGGCCTTTTTAAAGCCTTGCCTTGAGTATTCTCCAAGTAATATGCTCCAGAATTAAATTTCTCAATCACTCTGAAAAGTCCTTCCCCACTCTGGGTCCAACTTTCCCCTCTACTCTTTTTGTATCTTCAATAGGACCAAGTCCCCCACTTCTTCATTTCGTAATCATGTTAACCTCCACACGCGTTCTTTTTCCCTCCTCCCTCACTACCCCTTCATAACACCGACGCGCGACTTTTTGGTCCCCGCACAAGACTCCAACTCCATTTCCCACAGGaaacttaagcttctgatgATAAGTGGACGCTACGGCTCTAAAATCTTTCAAGGCTGGCTGTCCTAGAATTTCATTATACGCTGACGGGGTATCCACCACGGTGAAGgctatcatttttattatcCGCTGAGGATCAGTCCTCAAGGATAGGGGAAGAACAATCTGACCCAAAGACGGGATGGCGTGTCCTACAAACCCATACAGCGGGGTGGAGACTggctcaaactcaaatccttCCACCTTCATTTGATCCAACATGCTCTTCAACAAGACGTTTACGGAGCTTCCATATTCTCGCCACATCATAATTGACAATGGTGGCTGTCACCACCAAGGTGTCGTTATGTGGAGTCACAACGTCTCAGAGGTCTTCCGACCCAAAGCTGATGACGGGGTCTTGTGGTAAGTCTGCACCCCTAGATGTCTCAAAGTTCTCCAACCTTCTCCCATGTGCCTTCCGAGCTCGCccagagtctccatcagtagcaccccccgAAATCATATGAATCATTCTCTCGTAGGGTGGTTATCTTCATTCATTCTCATCCTCAGTTCGACGGGCTCTTGAGGGACATCTTGACCTCAACCTTTCCCTCTCTGCTCCTCAAACCTCTGATTTATCCACGGAGGGCCTTGACCATGCCTAGGGGACGGACGAGACCTCTGTCGACTCCCGGATGAGGATCCTTCTCGTCTGTCCCGCAAAGGCAATCTAGCACTGCTCTCAACCCTTTGCGACTTCTCCCACCTCCCCTCGGGCTCCCTTACCTCCATCACCTTGTCACGACTCCTATCCAGAGGAACATGGGATGAGAATTGTCGTCTGCCCCTAGCTTTATCCTCATCTCTCTCGCCCGCACCTTTCTTCCTACCTCTTCTTTCCGTTCCCTCAACTCTACTTCCCCCATGccgctgctccatcctcttATGTTGCTGGACATCTTctaaatttacatatttttctgcCCGAGATAACAAGTCATCATAACTTGATGGTGGTTTCTTGACCAACGATTTAAAGAACTCCCCTCTCCTCAGTCTTTAGGTATAgacacttatcatgatgtcagggGAAGCATCTGGTATATCCAGCGCTGCATCGTTGAAACGGTGGATAAATTCTCGCAGAGTTTCAGTTTCTTGCTGCTTCATCACAAACaagctcaaataatttatttggtgtCTATTGCTGCTAGAGAATCTGTGCAAGAAAGCAGcggaaaaatcctcgaaagatcGAAGGGAGTTGGGCTGCAAGGTGTTAAATCATTGCTaggctgacctcaccaacgtgcccagaaacaccTTACACTTAACTCCATCTGAATACTGATGCAACAGAGCTGCGTTCTCAAACCTTCCCAAATGTTCTTCTGGGTCAGTACGTCCATCGTACTCTCCCACATTTGATTGTCGGAAACTTGGAGGAAGCTCTTCTTCTAAAATGACAAGTGAAAAAGAACTTCCTCTCTTGGGCACTTCAGATCTGATTCCCAATTGCTGCCTCAACATCCGTATCTCCTTCCACATCTCTTACATCTCTGGATTCTCTTCACTTGGGAGGGGTCGCATCTCTTCAACCTTGCTCTGACGGCCCTCAACATTTTCCTCTCGCTCCTGGCGAGTGGCCTGTTCCTCAGCAAACATAGACTCTTGGTTCCTCTTCGTGGCCTCGTCCACTGTCCGGGTAATAAATTGGTCCAACTgttccagggtcaagttccccacattctcattgggacgaggttgctCGACCCTCGTCTCATGATGGGGCTGCTCGGCTCTTGTCTCTTGATGGGGATATTCCTGCCTCGTCTCAAAACACGGTTGTTCATGTCTCATCTCAAGACACGGTTGTTCCTGTCTCTTCTCAACATGAGATTGTTCGAGTCCCATAtgaggacgcgatgatgctgagtTAGCGCTTTTGCTCCCTTTCCTActtaccatctctacgtctcaactcaaaGTTTCCCACTAACGGCGTCAAGTGATATTCATGGAAAATTTAAGGTCCGATTCCAGCAAATGTTTCTAGTCCAGACGCAGACTTCGAATTTTctctgagcctgaaatcacaaagaaGACCGTTATAagggggccgggagggtgtctcggcgtagcccctccgacgctcaagtcagagactgaggatatgaggtgagagcagctaagggtgctgctgaaaaataatatagtgaatgaatgaaCTGAACACTCGaacatgatatttataggagagcaCATGGGCCCTTGACGGGTCTTCCACTTTGGTATCTGGTTTGGGCCTAACCTTAGTGGACCCATCTATGAGAAACTCCATCAAATGTAAATATAACTCACATGAAATTATCTTGGATAGTCTTCGTCTAACTCTTCCATCTTTTGTACGATTTTCAGGTTCATCAGATCCCTCGCTTCCCTAATAAGAGTGCCTTCTCTGCTGAAATGATATGCATCCACCACAGATCTTATCCAGGTATGCAGCTGCTCTGGAGTCCTGTTAGAAACATGAATCAGAAGTATATGACTTGACAAAGCGATCAATCTTAAATCTTCAAATGTTCATGTAGTAGTGATTCAGGTTGTTTGCTTCCTGCTAATGGGATTAAACATTAAGAAAGATTGTTGAGAATACATATGTGTCAAGGGAGTCTACGTCATTCCCTCCAAGTTCCTCTCCAGGGGTTGTGCTCCTCCGGGTCTTTGATGGTAAGAAGATACTTCAGTATCCTTATTTCCTTTGGCATAAGCCTTTGAAGATTACCTCTTGCTGTTTTGTATAAATGATACAATCATCTTTCACCTAAGAAAGGAGGAAGAACATACATATAATATTCCATACTTGCATCTTCCTCCAGAGAGTAGCTGAAGGCCTGAACCAAAATACATCCGCGTATAAAGTTCAACACTGTCGCTACATATTTAAATCAAAAATGAAATTCTAAGCCAGCCCCCATTACACTCAttaccacaaataaaataacatttggCTAGGGGTTTTGATTGAGACCCAACTTTACTGGTTTTTCTCTATAACTATTTACGCTCATAAAACAAGCGACCTCCAAATTAAGGGAAAAAGGATGATGCATATGCAAGATGAAAAATGCTTGTACCTCATCTATCATCATGTTTGACTCTTTGGCAGCTGACCAAGCTTTTGTAATCATAAGGACCAATGTAGAATCAAGTTGATTTTTCTCCGCCAAATTATCCATCTTCCGGCAAGCAGCATCTAAAGTTGGAGAATTAATTATATCCTCATATTTTGTTTCTGTAGCAGCAGTCACTGCTTCTAAACTTTCAGTTGCCGTGTCATAAGCTTGCACAGCAGCTAAGCACGTACGTATCAGCAATCTTCACTATAGCTGGACACCCATAAAGAAAAATCTAATAATTGTTGGAAAAATGCTAACAACAGCAGCGTAAAATTGAACTCCTAAAGATAAAGCAGTAACAGAAACAAGCgtgatgtttacagtatgaGTATCGTGTGAAAGAAAcgaaaaccaaaccgaggcatGTAAGTTGTATAGTTTCATTAAAACAGATCCGCCCTCTCCTATATGCTCTGAGGTTCCAGCGGACATCTGTGTCCCAAGATACAACGGGCAGACTAGCAGAGTTGCAGCACAAAGCACTATGCTAGCGAGCAAAAACAGTACCTGAACTTTATCAGTGGAGGAAGCAAACAACATCTAGGCCATGCTAAGAAAGGTCTCAATCGAAAAAAAAGATGGCATAGGCTGCTAGGCGATTTTTTCCTTGATTGGTCCGACATTCGACGCACCCAGGTTGTGCTCGTACGCTTGCACAAGTCAAGCCTTTTTCCACTGCAAATCGGGCCCATGATTTGCACCCCTGCGCCGACGTGCGCGAGAGAGAGCCTCTTGATCAATCATTGTTACACCTCTATAAAATGTAACACAATATAAACTCATCTATACCACTTCATTTTTCCAATGTGGGACAAACCCACCTTTCAAATTTCCATCCACACACATGGAAAGCCCATAAGCCTAAAAGATCATACCTTTAATCCAACAATAATATGATCTGTGAAACATAAAACATaagtaagaaaaaataaaacaacacaTTTCGAGAGATATATTCTGCGAAAAATATGCATATGACATGGGATACTAAAAGATAATCTATCAGCATTCATTAATTTTGGCGCAACCAGCAAACCGTGTGGCCGAAGAAAGATGCAAATTATATCACAACACTGAAAAGGCCAAATATGATTAAGATATTTAGCTACAAATCCACCCGCTAATATATCGCAGCTTTCATGGATATCTCGAGTATTGAATGACACCAAAACTTTTCTACAAGAACACAACCCCAGTCTCATCCAGGTAAAATAAAAGCAACGAAATCTTTCAACTAAACCCAAGCGAGATTAGAAGatacaaaataaaagaaattaattacTAGGGTTCTGATATATGAAACAATTGTCAGTTTCTGCACTCCATGATATACTTATAGAAGCGTCATTCAAGGTCAAAGACATTGAAAAAGGATCTGTCATAAATAAGGGACATGCTCCCTCAATcttttatgaaatatttatttcgaTATATAGCTTCCATTACAGAAATTTAGTATCATATTGATGCCATAAAAAGAACAGGAGAGTATTCATAGCAACATAGTCTCTACCCTCTCGTTCCGCTGGTTTATCATAAAATGATTCTGACACAGTATGtaaatgaagaaaaaattcTTTTGTGCCTAGCTACAATGTCACTAACATAAGATGACGACTTTCTGATTTCATAAAGAAGCTCATTATGCATTAGGACATGTTCGTCAATCTGAAAACATGATTGAATAATCTACAGAAACAAAATCTtgataaaaacaatgaaaaagATCACAAGCATAAATCACAGTCTTCCTGATTTCAAATACATGCACGTGAAATCTTAATGATTCAATTTATTAGAGCACGAGCACATGTTCTCAGTGATTGTTTTTAGCAAAGGAAGAATTGGAAAATTGGTCAAGACTGGGAATGAAGAAGGGATTCTTAACACATCCTAAGCAATTTATAACTAGAAGCTAAATTGGTTAGACTACATTGCTGAATGTACATGTTCGCACCAAATCAATTGTCAGCAACCATGAGAGGTGTTCAATATTCGTTGAATAGCGAGCAGCAGTCATATAAAGCAATTCTGAGCCAAAGTTTGTTCCTGCCTCTTCAGAGATTGTTTTACTATACATCTCCATCTCTTCTGTctctttttcaaatattagtttgatttaatgattttgaggaaaaaatgattaaaataaaagGAATTCAACTTAATGGATGagaattaaactttaaaattttttgagacATAATCAAAATCCTAACTTGATTTGTCATCCACACCCCCGCCTCCGAATTATATCCTCGTCCCCATCCCCGAAACCAAAACCGAACCCGGTAGCTCTCCCCCGAACCCACCCTATTTCAGGTTTTCCCCACGGGGAAATTGCCTTCCCTACTTTTCCTCTCTGAGCAAGTCTCATGGTGGTAACATTTACTCCCCGATTAACAAAACATGAGATCACAATGGCTTTCGTCTACTCTATTGAGACGATTAATCAATAATCATTGCTAAATTTGgcaatattttttacttttccGTCACTTTTAACAATGGTTTTTTTCATTTCGTCACTAGTAACAGAGATATCtattataaaaccgtcgctaaattaccACAGTTTCAGAAAACTTTAGTAATTTGGTgacatttttattaaaactatCGACAAATTCGAATTAACAAAGAATTTAGAGAAAATCATCGCTAAATTTAAAGAGATTTTTCTAACTGTCGTAAATTGTTCTGTATTTTGCAGTGGCGTTGCtccatataatcataaattatgGGTAAAAGTTTGTCAAAAGTTCAAAGTTTGATTATGATGATGTGAAGAGtgtaaaaccaaaaaaaaatagcTCACAAGGATTTaacaaaatatgattttataaattatatattcacaACACGTGCATTTATTGATATTAGTAAATTATGTAAATATGTTGGGTGTATAAAATTATAACCATGatttatattacattttttttaattttattaaatacttaattttatgtttaatttaataataattattaaaaattaatgacGAGTCATAGCACAATTTAAAAGGggtaatattaaaaatattttacaatagtaattttgaaaaaaaaaatgtcggTGTAATGAcaatttgagaaataaaatatggtattttctAGGtgacttatttttttatataatagtaTCGTATGAAAAATCTGGTGATCATACTAAAAACAACTCGAATAACATAACAAGCAAGAAAAATGTATATCAATATTTTGACATGTGAAAAAGGtgagaaaaattaattattgaaaaatttattaactttaaaaaagaaatggaaacaataCCTCAAGTCTCCAACAACaaaatttgttgttttttaaaatacttgtacattttttttatttttattataaattaatttaaataattttaaaatcaaattagcATATatatttggtaaaaaaaaatgctTCCAATTATTTTACTAGAGGTTGATTAATAATGAAAGtgattaatcaaatattttttttaggcagaaacttgtgtgagacggtctcacgggtcgtactttgtgagacgagtctcttatttgggtcattcatgaaaaatattattttttatgctaagagtatctcttatttgtgtcatccatgaaaaatgattagtttttatgctaagagtattactttttattgtgaatattggtagggttgacccgtctcacagaaaaatattcgtgagaccatctcacaagagacctactcctttTTATTATGAAAACTTGATctcaagatttttttaaaaattttataaattatcttttttacaacttcttttatcaatattttattgtatttaaaacaaactatttttttcaaaattaaaaataactcaaTGACATTGTAACAAAGCAACTCTTTTGGGCAAAATAATGAAGTTCAGAGGCCAAATTCGAATACAGACATAGTGTAAGAGGTACTTCCCGCTTCTGCAGTGAAAGGCTTGTTTTCGTCTGTTTCTCTCTCTCTTCTTCGAGAAACGGAAGACCCATAATATCAAACAGCGGTTTCTATTCAgccttcattttttaattccaaTTCTCTCCGTTTTCCACTATAAAATTTCCTTTTTCGAAATATTACTTTGATTAGAAGCGGTAATCGGTTTTGTTTCTCCTGAATTGAGGTGGGTCAGATCTGAGtgagttttttaattttgtaatcGATGATTGTTGGGGAAAAGAGAAAACACCCATTTCGTTTTGATTCTCGATGGTGTAATTTTTTTCTAAGAATTGGTTAACCGTCGTATATGTGATGGGTTTTTCTCCCTTCTGTTTTCTTGATGTTTCCTTTGTTATGTCTAAGTTCCTGTGCTGATGTGTTTTTGCGTTgccatggattatggattcttttttttttgggttatttCGATTCCTTCTCTTTCTCGAATTGCTTCTTTAGCATTTTGGGTATTATATGTTGTTTATGGATCCGTTATTTGGCTGTCAAGTGCATTGATggatagttatttttatcatttttcttgCGCTACTATGCTGAATTGTTTGAGCTTGCATAGGGGTATATGGTAACTCCTAAATTAGCCATTTATCACTCAAATATGTATTTGCAGGGCCAGACTTAAGTATATATTTTGAGTTCTCTGAGCTTGGATAGAGGAGTGAAAGATGAATGTCACATGTTGAAACTTTAAGTTTTCTTCCAAGCAAGCAAAGTTTTTACAGTTGAGAACTCCTCCCAAATACTAAGCTCGTTATTATTTCAGGAATGTGCAGATAGGATCTTCAACATGCATTATTTGGCATAAGCagtcataaattttttatttagaacaATGTTTCAGCTGGATTTGCGTAGTTTATAGGTTCTTGTATAATGGAGAAAGAAGGCTTTGAAACAAAAAAGGGGATTCTTTTGGATTCTTGTGAGCGCGACAAATCGGATGGTGGGGCAGAAAGCAGTGATATAAAGGAATCCTCAATTGTGAATAATCAAACTGCTCTGTCACTGGAGGGTAATAAATCTGAAAAGGAGGACCTGAAAAATGTAAGTAGCCATGATGGAGAAGTTTTGAAATTGCAATCAGAGGTTAGTGAAGTGGATGTGCCTCAGGTGCTTAAAGATGGTCTGGAAAAAGAAAGTTTCTCTGAGGTTAGAGAACTGGATGCTCCAACTGATAAAAAAACGGGGGAAGAGACAGTTGATGCTTATGACAAAAATCAAGCGAAATTACAGGGTGTAGGTAATATACTGGACGTCAGGGAAAAAAGTAGTGACCCAGAGAGTGAAAAGAGATCACATGAATTGAAGGACGGAGTGCATAGTGATGCAGATTCAGATTCGAAGATACTTGAGCAAGGTTTTGATGAGGGAGAAGAGGAACCCGTATTTGATGGGACCGAGGTAGTCGAAATGGAGGCTGAAAGGAATATGTTTTCACAGTCCTTGAACAATGACTCCGAGGGACAGGTTTCTGCTTGGCCTGAAAAGGCTGCGGCACTTACAAACTTTGTCAGGCA
This genomic interval carries:
- the LOC140961048 gene encoding uncharacterized protein; its protein translation is MMWREYGSSVNVLLKSMLDQMKVEGFEFEPVSTPLYGFVGHAIPSLGQIVLPLSLRTDPQRIIKMIAFTVVDTPSAYNEILGQPALKDFRAVASTYHQKLKFPVGNGVGVLCGDQKVARRCYEGVVREEGKRTRVEVNMITK